The proteins below are encoded in one region of Paenibacillus sp. YYML68:
- a CDS encoding TraX family protein, translating to MWQWIAMITMTLDHIGHVFYPDQLWWRMIGRLAFPIYAYLLVQGYQRTSDVPRYMRRLLFIFAVAQLPYMALFQTLELNVVGTLLLSLLVLWALDKPRTSMVRYVWIAVCVGLLYAVEFDYGLYGLTLVLIFRYIPTYWAVAAHGFATLLLFTAYPVQWFSLIATLLLYSAYLPQHRSAPVWLWRSFYPLHLLVLWIVWIMLPI from the coding sequence ATGTGGCAGTGGATCGCAATGATCACGATGACGTTGGATCATATCGGTCACGTCTTCTATCCAGATCAGCTGTGGTGGCGTATGATCGGACGATTGGCGTTCCCGATCTACGCGTACTTGCTCGTGCAAGGCTACCAACGAACGAGCGATGTGCCGCGCTACATGCGCAGGCTGCTCTTCATCTTCGCGGTCGCTCAGCTTCCGTATATGGCGCTGTTCCAGACGCTGGAGCTGAATGTCGTCGGGACGCTGCTGCTGAGCCTGCTCGTGCTGTGGGCGCTGGACAAGCCGAGGACAAGTATGGTGCGCTATGTATGGATCGCGGTATGCGTCGGACTGCTGTATGCGGTAGAATTCGATTACGGGCTATATGGGCTTACACTCGTCCTCATCTTCCGGTATATCCCAACCTATTGGGCGGTAGCCGCGCATGGCTTCGCCACACTGCTGCTCTTCACGGCGTACCCGGTGCAATGGTTCAGCTTGATCGCGACGCTGCTGCTGTATTCGGCGTACTTGCCGCAGCACCGCAGTGCGCCGGTGTGGCTGTGGCGAAGCTTCTATCCGCTTCACTTGCTCGTGTTGTGGATCGTGTGGATCATGCTTCCAATATAA
- a CDS encoding YihY/virulence factor BrkB family protein, giving the protein MKLFSIIGTLFCRFQDDDVPALSAQLTYYLILSFFPFLIFAAALLSFTNFKAAEALEQLSILLPELSSRTISDVFHEIEQTRSGSLLSLGFLAALWSASNGVNAIIKGINKAYDEEESRPYWLLRSISIMSTGVLVLAMMISFALLVFGQWIGEWLYRTARLPGDFATVWAVVQYVIPLVSLWLMFMLLYAYLPNLRLRLKDVLPGALFATVSWVGVSLLFSYYVNHFASYSKTYGSLGGVIVLLIWLYLSSMIILLGGELNATLYFSKLGRKKPPCKSFALPLLFGLGRKSEGKRSD; this is encoded by the coding sequence GTGAAGCTGTTCAGTATAATCGGTACGTTATTTTGCCGCTTTCAGGACGACGATGTGCCCGCCTTGTCGGCTCAGCTTACGTATTACTTGATTTTATCGTTTTTCCCGTTCTTAATATTCGCGGCGGCGCTGCTCAGCTTTACGAACTTCAAGGCAGCGGAAGCACTTGAGCAGCTGAGCATTCTATTACCTGAGCTGTCCAGCCGCACGATAAGCGATGTGTTTCACGAAATTGAACAAACGCGCAGCGGCTCGTTGCTCTCCCTTGGTTTCTTAGCTGCATTGTGGTCGGCCTCTAATGGAGTCAATGCGATCATTAAGGGCATTAACAAAGCGTATGACGAGGAGGAGAGCCGTCCGTATTGGCTCCTGCGCTCGATCTCGATCATGTCGACAGGCGTGCTCGTCCTTGCGATGATGATTAGCTTCGCTCTGCTCGTATTCGGGCAATGGATCGGCGAATGGCTGTATCGGACCGCAAGGCTGCCCGGCGACTTCGCAACGGTATGGGCTGTCGTCCAATATGTGATCCCGCTGGTGTCGCTATGGCTGATGTTTATGCTGCTCTATGCATACTTGCCGAACCTGAGGCTGCGGCTGAAGGATGTGCTACCTGGAGCGTTGTTCGCTACGGTAAGCTGGGTCGGTGTGTCTCTCTTGTTCAGCTACTATGTGAACCACTTCGCTTCGTACAGCAAGACGTACGGCAGTCTCGGCGGTGTGATCGTGCTGCTCATCTGGCTTTATTTGTCCAGCATGATCATTCTGCTTGGCGGAGAGCTGAACGCGACATTATACTTCTCTAAGCTTGGAAGGAAGAAGCCGCCATGCAAGTCGTTCGCACTGCCGCTGTTGTTCGGTCTTGGTCGCAAGTCGGAAGGCAAGCGCTCGGATTAG
- a CDS encoding GNAT family N-acetyltransferase encodes MLTDIRTRVEDDDIRELLEYSLLPDEELLEAAVQQYKGSTELQLLSYEEEGKLIGLVGFTMDSSRTITIKHLVVHPEERGNGYGRGILLELIALHTPRCLEVEVDEDAVDFFRSIGFTVVSIGETVPGYERFQCHYDATDEAAAEEDAT; translated from the coding sequence ATGTTAACTGATATAAGAACTAGAGTGGAAGACGATGACATTCGAGAGCTGCTCGAATATTCGTTGCTCCCTGACGAAGAGCTGCTAGAGGCTGCTGTCCAGCAATATAAGGGCTCTACTGAGCTGCAGCTTCTTAGCTATGAGGAGGAAGGGAAGCTGATCGGTCTCGTCGGCTTTACGATGGACAGCTCCCGAACGATTACGATTAAGCACTTGGTCGTGCACCCCGAGGAGCGGGGGAACGGCTACGGGCGCGGCATTTTGCTCGAACTGATCGCCTTGCATACGCCTCGGTGTCTTGAAGTGGAAGTGGATGAGGACGCGGTTGATTTTTTTCGAAGCATCGGCTTCACGGTTGTAAGTATTGGGGAGACGGTGCCCGGCTACGAGCGGTTCCAATGCCATTACGACGCTACAGACGAGGCAGCTGCGGAGGAAGACGCGACATAA
- a CDS encoding 8-oxo-dGTP diphosphatase — MGMLVYNICFIRRGDHVLLMNRNKAAWMGRWNGIGGKLLPGESPRASVLREVLEETGIRLTDASYKGMVTWSEGNGRKGGMYLYTATLDDDYPYPTPVRADEGLLDWKRLDWIVHPDNEGVASNIPSFLPLLLEDEQCYEHECLFEEKRFVSLVSRPIPKESELSLAPMAELA; from the coding sequence ATGGGAATGCTGGTGTACAATATATGCTTCATTCGGCGTGGAGACCATGTGCTGCTGATGAATCGTAACAAGGCGGCCTGGATGGGGCGATGGAACGGTATCGGCGGCAAGCTGCTGCCAGGTGAGTCGCCGCGGGCGTCTGTACTGCGCGAGGTGTTGGAGGAGACGGGGATACGACTGACGGACGCCAGCTACAAGGGAATGGTCACTTGGAGCGAGGGCAATGGACGTAAGGGCGGCATGTACCTCTACACGGCTACGCTCGACGACGATTATCCATACCCGACGCCGGTCCGGGCAGACGAAGGCTTGCTCGATTGGAAGCGGCTCGACTGGATCGTTCATCCGGACAATGAAGGTGTCGCTTCGAACATTCCATCGTTCTTGCCGCTGCTGCTTGAGGACGAGCAATGCTACGAGCACGAATGCTTGTTCGAGGAGAAGCGGTTCGTCTCTCTCGTATCCCGGCCGATCCCGAAGGAATCGGAGCTGTCGCTTGCGCCGATGGCAGAGCTGGCGTGA
- a CDS encoding TetR/AcrR family transcriptional regulator: MSPRSGLEIQAVLRAAAQLADEHGLEAVTLAMLAHKLDIKSPSLYNHVSGLQGLRSKLAAYGVAKLHEALLQAATGVSGDEAVRAICRAYLHFARTQPGLYESTLRAPEPDNVELGDASSALLDTILRVLQSYSLGESDALHTVRCIRSALHGFASLERNGGFGMPLELGATEELLIHTLLAGIHSLQRRVE; encoded by the coding sequence ATGTCACCGAGAAGCGGTTTGGAAATACAGGCGGTGCTGCGTGCAGCGGCCCAGCTTGCCGATGAGCACGGATTGGAGGCGGTGACGCTTGCGATGCTGGCGCACAAGCTTGACATTAAGTCGCCATCTCTATATAACCATGTGAGCGGATTACAGGGTCTTCGCAGCAAGCTCGCTGCATACGGCGTCGCGAAGCTGCACGAAGCGCTGCTCCAGGCGGCGACCGGTGTATCGGGCGACGAGGCGGTGCGGGCGATCTGCCGCGCGTATCTGCACTTCGCCCGGACGCAGCCGGGCTTGTACGAGTCGACGCTCCGCGCACCGGAGCCGGATAACGTCGAGCTGGGCGATGCTTCATCCGCTCTACTCGATACGATCCTTCGTGTCCTCCAGTCCTATTCGCTCGGTGAGAGCGATGCTCTGCATACGGTGCGCTGCATTCGAAGCGCGCTGCACGGCTTCGCCTCGCTTGAGCGCAATGGCGGGTTCGGTATGCCGCTGGAGCTCGGCGCAACGGAGGAGCTGCTCATTCACACGCTGCTGGCAGGCATCCATAGCTTGCAGCGTCGCGTCGAGTAG
- a CDS encoding S-layer homology domain-containing protein: MTTFRKASTAVLAGALLLTMSQTSWASEPMKMLPMPDYPYPAVNEKDSQALAAEPSISREQAIAKAKAYLSVPESYSLQSVTLYSNRKLDGETVPQWHLYFHQQVKENYFSTINVTIDGMNGRLTSFYKSSNDPERQPGFPLKISYGQAKEVADAWMEQHGAVNVQELRFDKRQEATFRTPLNGNYVYQLRYDRLIDGIPFPQDGISIGVNGNGEMISYTNQWTSDIEFEKLSTPIGLEEANRRLRETAELELTYYLPYGGSRAERTPRIGYSLKNTALDAATGHVWNQGSGGAEQLNMRRPLTDKPLAALPKEGEPLTKQQAIDIVTSVFSVVKNVELEDASYQEYTDPVTGKSETSWQLRWKQPRPEAVGGDSDSFIWASVNGKTGELLSFNQDSATRDVDSMTEKVTLAEAEAKAIELVKKLAPAYTDQLVLDNQLRQEIPAYKEQRMSYWPVVFVRMIDGVRASYDRVQVNIDRQTGEVTNFGVSFSSAAFPAKKPEIISEAQARELLLSRQPIELMHVIEHRSTDAMEPSAELKTKLLYAPAREKTGEPYYLDAQSGQWVSVKTGEDVYFEPVKSQDIEGHWAQAELQLMLDYGALDVKEGLVQPDQLIKRGEIIKMLVVAANAGRPIEPFRSDRAGTFSDVTKESVYFKYVENAIDRGFLDRGDTFNPDASITREQLAELIVRALGLKELSKHDAIFNSQFTDIDKLKERGSIAIVVGLGIMSTSDGAFVPADKVTRAQAATAFHRYLQQREQFSSPKPHY, from the coding sequence TTGACCACATTCCGCAAAGCGAGCACCGCCGTTCTGGCAGGTGCGCTGCTGCTCACCATGTCACAGACTTCATGGGCCAGCGAGCCGATGAAAATGCTGCCGATGCCAGACTACCCATATCCTGCTGTGAATGAGAAGGACAGTCAGGCGTTAGCCGCTGAGCCGAGCATAAGCAGGGAGCAGGCAATTGCCAAGGCGAAGGCTTACTTATCTGTACCGGAGAGCTATTCGCTACAGTCGGTCACATTATACAGCAATCGGAAGCTGGATGGAGAGACCGTTCCGCAGTGGCACTTATACTTTCATCAGCAGGTTAAAGAAAACTACTTCAGCACGATCAACGTTACGATTGATGGTATGAACGGACGATTAACCAGCTTCTATAAGAGCTCGAACGATCCCGAACGTCAGCCGGGCTTCCCGCTCAAGATCAGCTACGGTCAGGCGAAGGAAGTCGCCGACGCTTGGATGGAGCAGCATGGTGCTGTTAACGTACAGGAGCTGCGCTTCGATAAGAGGCAAGAGGCAACGTTTCGGACGCCGCTGAATGGTAATTACGTGTATCAGCTTCGATATGATCGGCTCATAGACGGTATTCCTTTTCCACAAGACGGGATATCGATTGGTGTGAACGGCAACGGTGAGATGATATCGTACACGAATCAGTGGACCTCAGATATTGAATTCGAGAAGCTGTCTACACCGATCGGTCTTGAGGAGGCTAATCGTAGGCTGAGGGAGACGGCAGAGCTGGAGCTTACGTACTATTTGCCGTATGGGGGGAGCCGGGCAGAGCGTACGCCGAGGATCGGTTATTCATTGAAGAATACGGCGCTTGATGCGGCGACAGGCCATGTATGGAACCAAGGCTCTGGGGGCGCAGAGCAATTGAATATGCGCCGTCCGTTAACCGATAAGCCGCTTGCAGCGCTGCCTAAGGAGGGTGAACCGCTGACCAAGCAGCAGGCCATCGATATCGTCACAAGCGTCTTCTCCGTGGTGAAGAATGTCGAGCTCGAGGATGCGAGCTACCAAGAGTATACCGATCCAGTGACTGGTAAGAGCGAGACGAGCTGGCAGCTTCGATGGAAGCAGCCAAGGCCCGAGGCTGTAGGCGGTGATAGTGATTCATTCATCTGGGCAAGTGTGAATGGTAAGACAGGGGAGCTGCTGAGCTTCAATCAAGATTCCGCTACGCGTGACGTTGACTCTATGACGGAGAAGGTGACCTTGGCGGAGGCAGAGGCGAAGGCAATCGAGCTGGTGAAGAAGCTCGCGCCCGCCTACACCGATCAGCTCGTGCTGGATAATCAGCTTCGCCAAGAGATTCCTGCTTATAAGGAGCAGAGAATGTCATACTGGCCTGTCGTATTCGTTAGAATGATAGACGGTGTGCGCGCTTCCTACGACCGGGTGCAAGTGAACATTGACCGTCAGACCGGCGAGGTGACGAATTTCGGCGTGTCCTTCAGCAGCGCCGCCTTCCCGGCGAAGAAGCCTGAGATTATATCTGAAGCTCAGGCACGGGAGCTGCTACTGTCCCGTCAGCCGATTGAGCTCATGCATGTCATCGAACATAGATCAACCGATGCGATGGAGCCTAGCGCTGAGCTGAAGACGAAGCTTCTGTATGCTCCAGCACGTGAGAAGACGGGTGAGCCTTATTATTTGGACGCTCAAAGTGGGCAATGGGTGAGCGTAAAGACGGGTGAGGATGTATATTTTGAGCCGGTGAAGTCTCAAGATATCGAAGGTCACTGGGCGCAGGCGGAGCTGCAGCTGATGCTCGATTACGGCGCGCTTGACGTGAAGGAAGGTCTTGTTCAACCCGATCAGCTGATCAAGCGCGGGGAGATCATTAAGATGCTGGTCGTTGCGGCCAATGCGGGTAGGCCGATTGAACCGTTTCGTTCAGACCGTGCAGGCACATTCTCGGATGTGACGAAGGAGTCCGTATATTTCAAATATGTCGAGAATGCGATCGACCGCGGCTTCCTTGATCGTGGAGATACATTCAATCCGGACGCATCGATTACCCGAGAGCAGCTTGCGGAGCTGATTGTGCGAGCACTCGGGCTGAAGGAACTGTCGAAGCACGATGCCATATTCAATTCACAATTCACAGATATAGATAAGCTCAAGGAGCGCGGCTCGATTGCTATAGTCGTCGGACTAGGCATTATGTCAACTTCGGATGGTGCGTTCGTCCCTGCTGATAAGGTGACAAGAGCTCAAGCAGCGACAGCCTTCCATCGTTACCTCCAGCAGCGTGAGCAGTTCTCGAGTCCAAAGCCACACTACTAA
- a CDS encoding pirin-like bicupin family protein yields the protein MIQVFPSTSRYTADHGWLKSNFSFSFADYYDPNNVSFGPLRVFNDDIVQGGRGFGAHPHREMEIVSIVLKGQLQHEDSTGHREVTTYGQVQRMSAGTGIIHSEVNPGEEEVHFLQIWFEPEELRLEPSYEATDFDTSAMRNRLLPIVSKRSGAGIAHIHQDLTIYLTELNGESVTFSQQVGRRIYVFVLEGNVRLGDGTVLGRRDAARIEGVHELVLTPENMASLVLIDLP from the coding sequence ATGATTCAAGTCTTTCCTTCGACTTCTCGTTATACAGCCGATCACGGATGGCTCAAGAGTAACTTCAGCTTCTCCTTCGCCGATTATTACGATCCGAACAACGTCAGCTTCGGCCCGCTTCGAGTGTTCAACGACGACATCGTGCAAGGTGGCCGCGGCTTCGGCGCTCACCCGCATCGGGAGATGGAGATCGTGTCGATCGTACTGAAGGGGCAGCTGCAGCATGAAGACAGCACCGGTCATCGCGAAGTGACGACCTACGGTCAAGTGCAGCGCATGTCGGCCGGTACAGGAATTATTCATTCCGAGGTGAATCCAGGTGAGGAGGAGGTTCATTTCCTGCAAATCTGGTTCGAGCCGGAGGAGCTTCGCTTGGAGCCTTCGTATGAGGCAACAGACTTTGATACGTCAGCAATGCGCAACCGGCTGCTGCCGATCGTATCGAAGCGGTCAGGAGCTGGTATCGCCCATATTCATCAAGACTTGACGATCTATTTGACCGAGCTGAATGGAGAGAGCGTGACGTTCTCGCAGCAGGTGGGCCGTCGCATCTATGTATTCGTGCTAGAGGGCAACGTTCGGCTTGGCGACGGAACGGTGCTTGGACGCAGAGACGCTGCTCGTATCGAAGGGGTACACGAGCTGGTGTTGACACCGGAGAATATGGCTTCGCTTGTGCTGATCGACCTTCCTTAA
- a CDS encoding DinB family protein: MKAALTRMLEHLRWANDQCLEALQAAQGDIEQPLKLLAHVLQAERIWLCRLNGEPAGELAIWPELSVSQCRELSEQNWVRFVEHITRMTDEDLTQLVTYTNSKGAVFHTAVLDILTHVTMHGCYHRGQLNMALRQSGQEPVPVDYITFARLDRI, from the coding sequence ATGAAGGCTGCGTTGACACGGATGCTCGAGCATCTGCGATGGGCGAATGACCAGTGCCTGGAGGCGCTGCAGGCGGCACAGGGCGACATCGAACAGCCGCTCAAGCTGCTGGCGCACGTGCTGCAGGCCGAGCGCATATGGCTCTGCCGACTGAACGGAGAGCCTGCTGGCGAGCTTGCGATATGGCCGGAGCTGTCGGTCAGCCAGTGCCGCGAGCTGTCGGAGCAGAACTGGGTTCGGTTCGTAGAACATATAACTCGCATGACCGACGAGGATCTTACACAGCTTGTAACATATACCAACTCGAAAGGGGCGGTGTTCCACACAGCGGTCCTCGACATATTGACCCATGTGACCATGCACGGCTGCTATCATCGCGGGCAGCTGAACATGGCTCTGCGTCAGAGCGGACAAGAGCCTGTTCCTGTCGATTACATCACGTTCGCTCGGCTCGACCGCATATGA
- a CDS encoding NUDIX hydrolase has translation MYNEEARSIITFVQDGHKFNYRAAAVLLHEGRVLLHRAPRDAFWSLPGGRVELMELSSDTVRRELLEELGVNVDVHELLWLSEDFFLYDGLRYHELGFYYRASLTPGHPMTELQGSFGGLEQEVELEYRWFALEELADIVVLPAFIPDRLCRLDKMEKVGLEHIQSVHIVNHS, from the coding sequence ATGTATAATGAGGAGGCGAGGTCCATCATTACATTCGTGCAAGACGGTCACAAGTTCAATTACCGCGCAGCGGCTGTTCTGCTACACGAAGGCCGGGTGCTGCTGCATCGTGCACCGCGCGATGCCTTCTGGTCGCTACCGGGCGGACGGGTGGAGCTGATGGAGCTGTCGAGCGATACGGTGCGGAGAGAGCTGCTAGAGGAGCTCGGTGTCAACGTCGACGTGCACGAGCTATTGTGGCTGTCGGAGGATTTCTTCCTCTATGATGGGCTCCGCTATCACGAGCTCGGCTTCTATTATCGAGCTTCACTCACACCGGGTCATCCGATGACAGAGCTTCAAGGGTCCTTCGGTGGGCTGGAGCAGGAGGTGGAGCTGGAATACCGGTGGTTTGCGCTGGAGGAGCTTGCTGACATCGTGGTGCTGCCAGCGTTCATACCGGATCGGCTCTGTCGCCTTGACAAGATGGAGAAGGTCGGGCTTGAGCATATTCAATCGGTTCATATTGTTAATCATTCATAA
- a CDS encoding spore coat protein, with protein MPFGAHETMEVHEILNEKLNMIQHFQLYAQMTQQAEIRAMLQRQLAAIIPAYNQLVAYTHDYAAANRQLPSYPSAVSSVSPQQIQYGLSNPMQMGVPTGSGLTDSQIVSAMLSCHKNSAKLHMQASLECADPNVRQMLIQGAVRCAEQAYEVFLFMNRQGMYQVPTMNDHTAKTFLHSYQPVQLQDSFAAGGSTMLQQ; from the coding sequence ATGCCATTCGGTGCCCACGAGACGATGGAGGTTCATGAGATTCTAAACGAAAAGCTGAATATGATTCAGCACTTTCAGCTGTATGCGCAGATGACTCAGCAGGCCGAGATTCGAGCGATGCTGCAGCGTCAGCTGGCGGCAATTATTCCAGCGTACAACCAGCTGGTCGCGTACACACACGACTATGCAGCGGCGAACCGCCAGCTGCCGTCGTATCCGAGCGCTGTATCGAGCGTAAGCCCGCAGCAGATTCAATACGGTCTGAGCAACCCGATGCAGATGGGCGTGCCGACAGGCAGCGGCTTAACCGACAGCCAGATCGTCAGTGCGATGTTGTCCTGCCACAAAAATAGCGCCAAGCTGCACATGCAGGCTTCGCTCGAGTGCGCAGACCCGAACGTGCGCCAGATGCTGATCCAAGGTGCGGTGCGGTGCGCGGAGCAGGCGTATGAGGTGTTCCTGTTCATGAATCGCCAAGGGATGTATCAAGTGCCGACGATGAACGATCATACGGCCAAAACGTTCCTGCACAGCTACCAGCCGGTGCAGCTGCAAGATTCGTTCGCAGCAGGCGGCAGCACGATGCTGCAGCAGTAG
- a CDS encoding YqkE family protein — MVKKRSRPQAASQSVSDKPATLKDLLQPELVKQLTAQADAMKAQEQKEREAKRKAEEDARKAEKKRLENDFEYLLNNSSPDWGKSKY; from the coding sequence ATGGTGAAGAAGAGATCACGTCCACAGGCCGCTTCGCAGTCTGTCTCGGATAAGCCGGCTACATTGAAGGACTTGCTCCAGCCGGAGCTCGTGAAGCAGCTGACGGCACAGGCCGATGCGATGAAGGCACAGGAGCAGAAGGAGCGCGAAGCGAAGCGCAAGGCCGAGGAGGACGCACGCAAGGCGGAGAAGAAGCGACTTGAGAACGACTTCGAATATTTGCTGAACAACAGCAGCCCGGACTGGGGGAAGTCGAAATATTGA
- a CDS encoding MBL fold metallo-hydrolase, with the protein MYRTRKVHSLTQIAFYPLLFPVNCYLLEEEDGLTLIDAALPNSTKGIIHTAASLGRPITRIVLTHAHFDHVGALDAVKQAFPNAVVHISARDAKLLGGDTSMEVGEPEQPIRGSVPRGIRTKPDVLLQDGDRVGSLIAVSTPGHTPGSMSFLDTRHGLLVAGDALQTRGKVAVAGILVPWFPFPALATWDASAALDSARRLEELKPALLAVGHGRMLEEPSAAIQEAIQFAQSSMSRKRLRTNRR; encoded by the coding sequence ATGTATCGAACACGAAAGGTTCATTCGTTAACCCAGATTGCCTTCTATCCGCTCTTGTTCCCTGTCAATTGCTATTTGCTGGAGGAGGAGGATGGCTTAACGTTGATCGATGCCGCCTTGCCGAACAGCACGAAGGGGATTATCCATACCGCTGCAAGTCTTGGACGGCCGATTACGCGGATCGTGCTGACTCACGCTCACTTCGATCATGTCGGAGCGCTCGACGCTGTGAAGCAGGCGTTCCCGAATGCTGTCGTGCACATCTCAGCGAGAGACGCGAAGCTTCTCGGGGGTGATACCAGTATGGAGGTGGGAGAGCCGGAACAACCCATCCGAGGGAGTGTGCCGCGCGGAATACGAACGAAGCCGGATGTGCTGCTGCAGGACGGTGATCGGGTCGGCTCGCTGATCGCTGTATCCACTCCCGGCCATACACCCGGCTCGATGTCATTCCTCGACACGCGTCACGGTCTGCTTGTTGCAGGTGATGCGCTGCAGACGCGAGGCAAGGTGGCGGTCGCGGGAATACTGGTGCCTTGGTTTCCGTTCCCGGCCTTGGCGACTTGGGACGCCTCAGCAGCGCTCGACAGCGCTCGGAGGCTGGAGGAGCTGAAGCCTGCGCTCCTTGCGGTCGGACATGGGCGTATGCTGGAGGAGCCGTCTGCCGCTATACAAGAAGCGATACAGTTCGCACAGAGCAGCATGAGCCGTAAGCGGCTTCGCACGAACAGGAGATGA
- a CDS encoding HEAT repeat domain-containing protein produces the protein MSQNPDYSALGRHYLNMESYGVSAFCSYRAILEDKSNSSAWNGLILALTFLRKEFDVQTVLARFALQPQLPYDSDMITFAMMMWQNNPRALGEWVGRVSQMREVGAHQEMLTEMETDLKSSYEKLVEEHGEESLVERGMYSLNDYAARRMELDWIHEGGSVDEIFENAKQWIEDDENALSCVRLLCMIPDPRSEKLLRRVCRNEQLDSKIRTHALLALRWLGVRGNVKFHNFGESFVINLDDPQPELTVTVPAVFKPALNRMMLWVAKEQQVVTVEEYETWMSSDEPEFPEELSEKLKQVEVPTILQESVHTLIRAAYDKYYPLVPTVKGLRDWAAAFLLLMKDYAVGVGLGWPLGEPEQHEQAVLHRNWLLSGSPDFYEVLQQAQATQQSEAQAEQQV, from the coding sequence ATGAGTCAGAATCCCGATTACAGCGCTCTAGGGCGCCATTATTTGAATATGGAATCATACGGCGTATCGGCCTTTTGTTCATATCGCGCTATTCTTGAGGATAAGAGCAACAGCAGCGCCTGGAATGGACTAATTCTAGCACTGACGTTCCTGCGCAAGGAGTTCGACGTGCAGACGGTGCTTGCCCGCTTCGCGCTGCAGCCTCAGCTGCCTTACGATTCGGATATGATCACCTTCGCTATGATGATGTGGCAGAACAATCCACGCGCACTCGGCGAGTGGGTCGGACGTGTGTCGCAGATGCGTGAGGTCGGAGCGCATCAGGAAATGCTCACCGAGATGGAGACCGATCTGAAGAGCTCGTACGAGAAGCTGGTCGAGGAGCACGGTGAAGAGTCGCTCGTGGAGCGCGGTATGTATTCGCTGAACGACTACGCTGCTCGCCGCATGGAGCTCGACTGGATTCACGAGGGCGGCTCGGTTGATGAAATATTCGAGAACGCCAAGCAATGGATCGAGGACGACGAGAATGCGCTGTCGTGTGTTCGCCTGCTGTGCATGATCCCGGACCCTCGCAGCGAGAAGCTGCTTCGCCGCGTCTGCCGCAACGAGCAGCTCGACAGCAAGATCCGTACGCATGCGCTGTTGGCGTTGCGCTGGCTGGGCGTTCGCGGCAACGTGAAGTTCCACAACTTCGGCGAGTCGTTCGTCATCAATCTCGACGATCCGCAGCCGGAGCTGACGGTCACAGTCCCAGCTGTCTTCAAGCCTGCGCTGAACCGAATGATGCTGTGGGTGGCGAAGGAGCAGCAGGTCGTCACTGTCGAGGAGTACGAGACGTGGATGTCAAGCGACGAGCCGGAGTTTCCAGAGGAGCTAAGCGAGAAGCTGAAGCAGGTCGAGGTGCCGACGATTCTTCAAGAGTCGGTTCATACACTCATTCGCGCGGCTTACGACAAGTATTACCCGCTCGTTCCTACGGTGAAGGGGCTGCGGGATTGGGCAGCTGCGTTCCTGCTGCTGATGAAGGACTACGCGGTAGGCGTAGGTCTTGGCTGGCCTCTCGGAGAGCCGGAGCAGCATGAGCAGGCGGTGCTTCACCGCAACTGGCTGCTGAGTGGCTCGCCGGACTTCTACGAGGTGTTACAGCAAGCACAGGCTACCCAGCAGTCCGAGGCTCAAGCGGAGCAGCAGGTGTAA